The proteins below come from a single Rosa rugosa chromosome 2, drRosRugo1.1, whole genome shotgun sequence genomic window:
- the LOC133733527 gene encoding putative disease resistance RPP13-like protein 1, translating to MRRKLEAEQYGSSTSARHRLSMRVILPSTSLVDDSGVYGRYEDKETIAKLLLSDDASGNKVGVIPIVGMGGIGKTTLAQLLYNDARVKQHFDLQAWVCVSENFDAVRITQTIYGSVTSSNCAITDLNLLQVNLKEALMGKKFLFVLDDVWNENYIHWDVLRCPFEFGVHGSRIIVTTRNEGVGSMMGTLPTHYLLQISEEDCLLLFAKHAFRNADLSAYPNLEVIGKQIVKKCKGLPLAANSLGGLLCSKVNLEEWVKILKSDIWEFADKGSTILPALWLSYYYLPPHLKRCFAYCSIFPKGYVFERSQLVFLWMAEDLLQPKNKKLVEEVGEEYFDELISRSFFQHSSTVLDGFDLISDLAKSVSGDFCFRLEEDDNSFDILTKTRHFSYMRDRCNGFENFEAIHEAKYLRTFLPLRLTELWSERFQMLDKVLHDLLPTLRCLRVLNLSRYDIKELPSSIGNLKHLRYLGLLSKSYLIQCVLCVIYKLCCCRIVKLLLICQPTWED from the exons ATGAGGAGAAAGTTGGAAGCTGAACAATATGGAAGTAGCACAA GTGCTAGGCACAGACTCTCAATGAGAGTGATACTCCCTTCTACTTCTTTGGTAGACGACTCTGGTGTCTATGGAAGGTATGAAGACAAGGAGACCATTGCTAAGTTGTTATTATCGGATGATGCTAGTGGCAATAAGGTAGGGGTGATTCCCATCGTGGGCATGGGTGGGATTGGAAAGACCACCCTAGCTCAGCTCTTGTACAATGATGCAAGAGTGAAACAACATTTTGATCTCCAAGCATGGGTTTGTGTTTCAGAGAATTTTGATGCTGTTAGAATAACACAAACAATTTATGGGTCTGTTACTTCAAGCAACTGTGCCATCACAGACCTAAATCTACTCCAAGTTAATCTCAAGGAGGCTTtgatggggaagaagtttctctttgttcttgatgatgtttGGAATGAGAATTATATCCACTGGGATGTCTTAAGGTGTCCCTTTGAGTTTGGGGTGCATGGAAGTAGGATCATTGTCACAACACGAAATGAAGGTGTTGGATCTATGATGGGTACTCTTCCAACTCATTATCTATTGCAAATATCTGAAGAGGACTGTCTGTTATTATTTGCAAAACATGCCTTCAGAAATGCAGATCTTAGTGCGTATCCAAATCTAGAAGTAATTGGGAAACAAATTGTTAAAAAGTGTAAAGGTCTTCCTCTGGCTGCAAATTCACTTGGAGGTCTCTTGTGCTCTAAAGTGAATTTGGAAGAATGGGTGAAGATATTGAAGAGTGATATATGGGAATTTGCAGATAAAGGGAGTACCATTTTACCGGCTTTATGGCTAAGCTATTACTATCTGCCTCCACATCTCAAGCGTTGTTTTGCTTATTGTTCAATATTTCCCAAAGGTTATGTATTTGAAAGATCACAATTGGTATTTTTGTGGATGGCTGAAGATCTGTTGCAACCCAAAAACAAGAAATTAGTGGAAGAAGTTGGAGAGGAGTACTTTGATGAGCTAATTTCAAGGTCTTTTTTTCAACATTCATCAACAGTTTTGGATGGTTTTGACCTTATTAGTGATTTAGCAAAGTCTGTATCTGGAGACTTTTGTTTTAGGTTGGAGGAAGATGACAACTCATTTGACATTTTGACCAAGACTCGTCATTTTTCATATATGAGAGATCGTTGTAATGGGTTTGAGAATTTTGAGGCTATACATGAAGCTAAGTATCTGCGCACCTTCCTGCCGCTACGACTAACAGAGTTATGGAGTGAAAGATTCCAAATGTTGGATAAGGTTCTACATGATCTATTGCCAACACTTCGGTGTTTAAGAGTGCTGAACTTATCAAGGTATGACATAAAGGAGTTGCCTAGTTCGATTGGTAACCTGAAACATCTAAGGTACCTGGGACTTCTATCAAAAAGCTACCTGATACAGTGTGTACTTTGTGTAATTTACAAACTTTGTTGTTGTCGCATTGTGAAGCTCTTGCTCATTTGCCAGCCAACTTGGGAAGACTGA